GTAACAGGGGCTCTGGGACTTTTCTGGATCACAGGAATTTTCGTTAAAGAAAAAATGGAAAAAGCCGACTTTAAAAAAATTCTGGTATTGTCTGTGTTTGGAGTGGCTATTAATCAAATGCTTTTTTACAAAGGTCTCAACATGACCACCCCCATAAATGCCTCTATCATTATGACATCAAACCCCATTGTTGTATTGTTATTAACGGCATTTATTCTGAAAGAGAAAATATCGGGTAACAAAATATTCGGGTTAATACTTGGCATAACAGGAGCATTAATGCTTATGCTTGTAAACAAAAACTTCACTTTTGGTTCGGATACAATCGTAGGCGACATATTGGTATTTATTAACTCAACTTCATGGGCCTTTTACCTGATTCTTGTAAAACCACTGATGAAAAAATACAACTCTGTTACAATTCTGAAATGGGTATTCCTGGTTGGATTATTTTATATTACTCCTTTCAGTATTACCGAATTCAACCAGATAAACTGGGTTACAATGCCTGCGACTATTTACTGGTGTATTGCGTTTGTCGTAGTTGGCACCACTTACTTTGCATTCCTGTTTAATACATACGCACTAAAGGAATTAAGTCCTTCTGTGGCAAGTATTTATATATACATGCAGCCTTTCCTGGCCTCATTGATAGCTATTGCTATAGGACAGGACAATCTCGACCCTATAAAAGTATCTTCGGGAATGCTCATTATAGCCGGTGTATTTCTGGTCAGTAAACGATCGTCCATAACTTAACATAGTTCTATTTTATGTCCATTCTGTATTTGCTTCTCTGACTTCAAATTCCTTTTTAATTCCTATTTTTGAAGTATATATAACATTTATGAAACAGCCATAATACCTTCAATATCAAAAACACGGATGAATATCATGGGTGTTCCCTGTCTGCCGACAGGCAGGCATCCGACAACCAGAAATTTTAAAAATATATACGGATGAAATCAATGACAGGTTTTGGGAAATCGACCGGTGAATTGCCCAACAAAAAAATAACCGTTGAGATAAAATCACTTAACAGCAGGCAATTCGACCTTAACCTTCGCATACCAGGACTTTATCGCGAAAAAGAATCCGAA
This DNA window, taken from Bacteroidota bacterium, encodes the following:
- a CDS encoding EamA family transporter, whose protein sequence is MNKNLKAHIALLLSQLIYGANYSISKLAMPQYIQPFAFIFLRVTGALGLFWITGIFVKEKMEKADFKKILVLSVFGVAINQMLFYKGLNMTTPINASIIMTSNPIVVLLLTAFILKEKISGNKIFGLILGITGALMLMLVNKNFTFGSDTIVGDILVFINSTSWAFYLILVKPLMKKYNSVTILKWVFLVGLFYITPFSITEFNQINWVTMPATIYWCIAFVVVGTTYFAFLFNTYALKELSPSVASIYIYMQPFLASLIAIAIGQDNLDPIKVSSGMLIIAGVFLVSKRSSIT